In Sorghum bicolor cultivar BTx623 chromosome 10, Sorghum_bicolor_NCBIv3, whole genome shotgun sequence, one genomic interval encodes:
- the LOC8068762 gene encoding probable sulfate transporter 3.4, with product MVANNKVDSLSYDVEAPPPPATASAAAAAAPPPAPAPASARPAAPVSRQGTASASVLELHKVSVPERRTVAKALRQRLAEVFFPDDPLHQFKNQSSARRLVLALQYFFPIFQWGSAYSPTLLRSDLIAGLTIASLAIPQGISYAKLANLPPIIGLYSSFVPPLIYSLLGSSRDLAVGPVSIASLVMGSMLREAVSPDEQPILYLQLAFTATFFAGALQASLGFLRLGFIVDFLSKPTLTGFMGGAAVIVSLQQLKSLLGIVHFTSHMGFVDVMRSVVNRHDEWKWQTIVMGTAFLAILLLTRQISKKNPKLFLVAAGAPLASVIISTILSYMWKSPSISVIGILPRGVNPPSANMLTFSGSNVALAIKTGVMTGILSLTEGIAVGRTFASINNYQVDGNKEMMAIGIMNMAGSCASCYVTTGSFSRSAVSYSAGCKTAVSNIVMAAMVLVTLLFLMPLFHYTPNVILSAIIITAVIGLIDVRGAAKLWKVDKLDFLACVSAFLGVLLVSVQMGLAIAVGISLFKILLQVTRPNLVVEGLVPGTQSYRSVAQYREAVRVPAFLVVGVESAIYFANSMYLVERVLRFLRDEEERALKSNLPSIRSVVLDMSAVTAIDTSGLDALSELKKVLDKRSIELVLANPLGSVAERIFNSAVGETFGSDRLFFSVGEAVAAAACKAAQP from the exons ATGGTTGCGAACAACAAGGTGGACAGCCTGTCGTACGACGTCGAGGCGCCGCCGCCCCCTGCCAccgcctcggcggcggcggcggcagcgccaccgccggcgccggcgccggcttcGGCTCGTCCCGCCGCGCCCGTGTCGCGGCAGGgcacggcgtcggcgtcggtgcTGGAGCTGCACAAGGTGTCGGTGCCGGAGCGGCGGACGGTGGCGAAGGCGCTGCGGCAGCGGCTCGCCGAGGTGTTCTTCCCCGACGACCCGCTGCACCAGTTCAAGAACCAGTCGTCGGCGCGGCGCCTGGTGCTGGCGCTGCAGTACTTCTTCCCCATCTTCCAGTGGGGGTCCGCCTACAGCCCCACCCTCCTCCGCTCCGACCTCATCGCCGGCCTCAccattgccagcctcgccatcCCGCAG GGAATCAGCTACGCCAAGCTCGCCAACCTGCCGCCGATCATTGGCCTAT ATTCCAGCTTCGTGCCGCCGCTCATCTACTCGCTGCTGGGGAGCTCGCGGGACCTGGCGGTGGGGCCGGTGTCCATCGCGTCGCTGGTGATGGGGTCCATGCTCCGGGAGGCCGTGTCGCCGGACGAGCAGCCCATCCTGTACCTGCAGCTGGCCTTCACCGCCACCTTCTTCGCCGGCGCCTTACAGGCGTCCCTGGGATTCCTCAG GCTGGGCTTCATCGTCGACTTCCTGTCCAAGCCGACGCTGACGGGCTTCATGGGCGGCGCCGCCGTCATCGTGTCGCTGCAGCAGCTCAAGAGCCTGCTCGGCATCGTGCACTTCACCTCTCACATGGGCTTCGTCGACGTCATGCGCTCCGTCGTCAACCGCCACGACGAG TGGAAATGGCAGACGATCGTCATGGGCACCGCCTTCCTCGCCATCCTCCTCCTCACGCGCCAAATC agcaaaaAGAATCCAAAGCTTTTCTTGGTAGCAGCAGGTGCTCCCCTGGCGTCAGTGATCATCTCCACCATTCTCTCCTACATGTGGAAATCCCCCAGCATCAGTGTT ATTGGCATCCTCCCCAGGGGAGTGAACCCTCCTTCAGCGAACATGCTCACCTTCAGTGGCTCCAACGTGGCGCTGGCGATCAAAACAGGGGTCATGACAGGCATCTTATCCTTAACT gaAGGGATTGCAGTGGGCAGAACCTTCGCATCCATCAACAACTACCAGGTTGACGGGAACAAGGAGATGATGGCGATCGGGATCATGAACATGGCCGGTTCCTGCGCCTCCTGCTACGTGACGACGGGCTCCTTCTCCCGGTCGGCGGTGAGCTACAGCGCGGGGTGCAAGACAGCCGTCTCCAACATCGTGATGGCGGCGATGGTGCTGGTGACGCTGCTGTTCCTGATGCCGCTGTTCCACTACACTCCCAACGTGATCCTGTCGGCGATCATCATCACGGCGGTGATCGGGCTGATCGACGTGCGCGGCGCCGCCAAGCTGTGGAAGGTGGACAAGCTGGACTTCCTAGCCTGCGTGTCGGCGTTCCTCGGCGTGCTCCTGGTGTCCGTGCAGATGGGCCTCGCCATCGCCGTCGGCATCTCGCTGTTCAAGATCCTGCTCCAGGTGACCCGGCCGAACCTGGTGGTGGAAGGCCTGGTCCCGGGGACGCAAAGCTACCGCAGCGTGGCGCAGTACCGGGAAGCCGTCCGCGTGCCGGCGTtcctcgtcgtcggcgtcgAGTCGGCCATCTACTTCGCCAACTCCATGTACCTGGTGGAGCGGGTCTTGCGGTTCCTCCGCGACGAGGAGGAGCGCGCGCTCAAGTCCAACCTCCCCTCCATCCGATCCGTCGTCCTCGACATGAGCG CCGTGACGGCGATCGACACGAGCGGTCTGGACGCGCTGTCGGAGCTGAAGAAAGTCCTGGACAAAAGAAGCATCGAG CTGGTGCTTGCCAACCCGTTGGGGTCGGTGGCGGAGAGGATATTCAACTCGGCGGTGGGGGAGACGTTCGGGTCGGACCGCCTCTTCTTCAGCGTAGGGGAGGCCGTCGCGGCGGCGGCATGCAAAGCGGCGCAGCCCTGA